The following are encoded together in the Peromyscus leucopus breed LL Stock chromosome 1, UCI_PerLeu_2.1, whole genome shotgun sequence genome:
- the Sfrp5 gene encoding LOW QUALITY PROTEIN: secreted frizzled-related protein 5 (The sequence of the model RefSeq protein was modified relative to this genomic sequence to represent the inferred CDS: inserted 1 base in 1 codon), with amino-acid sequence MRVARGARTAALALLLGALHAAPARGQEYDYYGWQAEPLHGRSYSKPPQCLDIPADLPLCHTVGYKRMRLPNLLEHESLAEVKQQASSWLPLLAKRCHSDTQVFLCSLFAPVCLDRPIYPCRSLCEAVRAGCAPLMEAYGFPWPEMLHCHKFPLDNDLCIAVQFGHLPATAPPVSRICAQCEMEHSADGLMEQMCSSDFVVKMRIKEIKIDNGDRKLIGAQKKKKLLKAGPXKRKGTKKLVLHMKNGAGCPCPQLDSLTGSFLVMGRKVEGQLLLTAVYRWDKKNKEMKFAVKFMFSYPCSLYYPFFYGAAEPH; translated from the exons ATGCGGGTGGCGCGGGGTGCGCGGACGGCCGCGCTGGCGCTGCTGCTCGGGGCGCTGCATGCGGCTCCGGCGCGCGGCCAGGAGTACGACTACTATGGCTGGCAGGCCGAGCCTCTACACGGCCGTTCCTACTCCAAACCACCGCAATGCCTCGACATCCCCGCCGATCTGCCGCTCTGCCACACGGTGGGCTACAAGCGCATGCGGCTACCCAACCTGCTGGAGCACGAGAGCCTAGCCGAGGTAAAGCAGCAGGCGAGCAGCTGGCTGCCGCTGCTGGCCAAGCGCTGCCACTCGGACACCCAAGTCTTCCTCTGCTCGCTCTTCGCGCCCGTCTGCCTAGACCGGCCCATCTACCCATGCCGCTCGCTGTGCGAGGCGGTGCGCGCCGGCTGCGCACCGCTCATGGAGGCCTACGGCTTCCCCTGGCCCGAGATGCTGCACTGCCACAAGTTCCCCCTGGACAACGACCTCTGCATCGCGGTGCAGTTCGGGCACCTGCCTGCCACCGCACCTCCAG tGAGCAGGATCTGTGCCCAGTGTGAGATGGAGCACAGCGCTGATGGCCTCATGGAACAGATGTGCTCTAGCGACTTTG TGGTCAAGATGCGCATTAAGGAGATCAAGATAGACAATGGGGACCGGAAGTTGATTGGAgcccagaagaagaagaagctgctcAAGGCAGGCC TAAAGCGCAAGGGCACCAAGAAGCTGGTCCTACACATGAAGAATGGCGCAGGCTGTCCCTGCCCACAGCTGGACAGCCTGACAGGCAGCTTCCTGGTCATGGGTCGCAAAGTGGAGGGGCAGCTGCTGCTCACGGCCGTCTACCGCTGGGacaaaaagaataaggaaatgaAGTTCGCGGTCAAGTTCATGTTCTCCTACCCCTGTTCTCTCTACTACCCTTTTTTCTATGGGGCAGCTGAACCCCACTGA